The window CTGCCCCCAGCATGGCTCTGGCTTTGGCCTTGATGTGagcagagctggggtgggaggtgggggtggggggacctgtCCCATCCTGCTAGTTACTGTCCACATGCAGGCTCATCCAGAGGTGggtgaggcaggaggcaggacatGGCTCCCTCGCTGACCCTTCGCCCTCGGGTCAAAATGCCCTGCCACCTCCATCTCCTGTCCCGGGAACTGAGCGCCCAGGGCTGACACGATGGCCCCTGGAGCAGTCTGAGCTTTATCTGGAACATTCTTCATTCCATCTGTGGGAAATCAGTGCTCAGGGCTGGCCGAGGATGCTCCCAGAAACGACTGCCCTGTAACTTACTGACAGCCTCTCCCGGGTTCGAGCTCTGGCATCTAGCGAGTCCAGCCTAAAGAAATCCTTTCTGATGGCTGCATCCCTGGTGACGGGGCCAGCAGCCTCCACCCAGTACCGGGCGGATCGGTGCCACGTGGCCCTGCTACCTACCGAGGGCCCTGAGCCCTGTGGCCCCTTGTAAAATGCTCAAGGAAAACACTATCTGCCCAAAGACACTGTTTGGGCAGTTGTGGAAACCGAGTCTGGACGGAGTCGTGGGGAATCACTGGGGATTTCTTCCCATGGGATCGGTTTGTCGTGGTTACGGAGGAGAGAACAGGAAGGGTGAGATATTCAGGGGTGAGTGCGGGGGTGTCTGGAGTCTTACTGGGAGACTGTTCGGCAACTGTATTGATCTACACGAGGGAAACTCATCAAAGCAACAGCAGCCACCGCCTGTGAGCAGATGGGGCTAACGAGTGACTTAAAAACAAGGGCGCTTGGGTTGAAGGAGCTCCTCCCGTTCTCTGCAGGCCCGTGCCTCCTGTCGCTCGCCGGTCAAGGGCCCGTGGCGGTGGGGACCTCGGCTCGGCAAGCCTCAGCCTCCCCATCCGCACCGCAGGCTGAGGGACCCCAGACGGAGGTCGGCGATGctaggccccccaccccccgcaccggTGTGGAGCCCCACGGGACTCACCAAATCCCAGGGGCTGTCCTCCGATCCGCACCATCTTCCAGAGCTCTCCGGACGCACTCGTGAACAACAAATTACTAGGGAACCTTAACAAAGAGAGAAAACCCCAGAGGCTGACGTTGGTCGTGGTCCCTTGGCCGGCCCTCGGGGCACTGATGCGGGGCCACAGCGAGGGGGCTCGGGAGCTCCAGGGTGTCAAGGACCCCCTCTCCGTGCCCTCCTCATCggggcagaaggggagggcaAGGCTGGGAGCGGGCTTTGGAACAAATGCCCCCCTTAGCCAATTTGCACGAAGGATGCCATCCCCAGCCCCGACCCCAGAGACGGGGAGCGCCCGATGGCCCCAGGCCTTCGTCTGAGCTGCTGTCATCTGAAAGATGGGCCCAGCTCACCCACGAGGCAGGGCTGTGCTGAGCACCCACTAGGTACGAAGGGCACCCACCACGGAGCCAGCCCACCCTGGGCCTGACTCACCTCTGCTGGGTCTGCACGTCCATCACCAGGGAGATGTAGCCCTcaatgagggagaaggagaagaagcgGATGTGGCCGCAGTCCTCACCGGCGGCCATGGGGTCCTTCACTctggggggccggggagggggcgctggTGAGGGGGGGCAGTGGGCCCCCGCTGCACCCGGACCCCCACCCGGCCCGCCTGCCCGCCCACGGGCCTCGGCACACAGTGCTGGGAAGCCCGGGAAAGCCCCAGGACTTGGCCCTGACCCCGCCCTGCTGGGTGACCCTGAACCTGTGCCCCCCGCCACCCGCAGTCTCGTCATCGGTGAGATACAGATGAGCCCACGGTGTTCACCGAGGCGTGCACCACACTTCGCAGTGCCGGAGACCCGGAAGGCCCCGAATGCAGACTACACGTGTCCCTTCCTCAGCAGCGTCCTCCGTCCCTGCACCAATCCCAGTCTCAGGGCACAGGCTGTGGTCACTGCCAGCTCACTGGCCCCTGGTCCCACCCCACTCAGCGTTGGCCTAAACTTAAAATCCTCTCTGAGGAAAAATGCAAAGCCTATTGTCTGCTGAACGAAAAATCCCAAGGTCCTGGCTCCTCGACTGACTGGGCTCTTGCCCTTGGACCTCAGCGGACGACAGTGGGGTGTTCATTACATGTACATGTGCACTCGGGGCTTCCCCCAGTTTCGGGGTTCTCCAGGAAGAATGCCTCCCCTCTTGGAGCGGGGCTTTTGGGTAGAGCCGTGAtgcaccccctccacccccctccaccaccagACCAGCTTTCAGGgcaggtctgtgtctccctcctcggACTGGGGCTCCCAGGCAGAGTCATGTCCATCCCCCTGATACCCCTGTAGCCTCTCATGCCCAAGGGGGCCGTACCCGTTGGAGTAGAACATGACGTCCATGAGGAGTGTGGCGACCGCAGGCAGCGTGTCAGGGTCCAGGCTGGTGACACAGAACCTGTTGCTTGGGCTGGACAGAGGGTGGATGACAGGCCTCTGGACTGGGAGAGCAAAGACATCAGGTGCTCAGGCCTGATGCTCAGGGCTCAGCAAAGACATCAGGTGCTCAGGGAAGAGCAGCATCGGGCAGGAGGGCCCGGGAAGGTGGAGGAGACCTGGCCCTTGTCCCTTCTGTAGCCTCCAATATCACCCACAGCTCTCCTGATTCTCTAGGCTCACCTCCAgacccctgggcctttgcacatgccctgctgtctgcctggaatgccctttccaACCTCCACCACTTGGCTGAGCTCCTACTTGTGCTCCAAGCTTCAGTTTGAGAGTCACTGCCTCTGGGAGGTCTGCCCTGATACCCTGGGTGGGTGAGGAGTGGCCTCTGACCATCGCTGGCTGTATCCATGTCTCCCCTCCTTGCTAACCCTTGACAGCAATGTCTGACCAGGACTGTTATGCTGTGTTACGTCTGGTGCTTAATGTACGCTCCGCTCTGGGGCCGCTCTGGGGTGGGACCTGGTCACTTCTCGGGGTCTCCCCTGTAgggcacccccccgccccaactcaCCCATCTTGGGTTTCACAAAGCCATTGGTGATGCCGAGGTTCTCGGCTGCTACCGTCTCGCCATTGACGACCCGCAGGATGGTGAACTCTGACGACAAGGTGTGCGTGACGAAGGGCAGGTCCCGTTCACGCACCTGGGGGCGGGGAGTCAAGGATGTGAGTGTCCCGTGGGCCCTGACCCTCCTGcaaccctggggggggggggcggatgggAGCCTGGAACCGGGTGCGCGCGCCTccccaggggcagctgggaggaTGCAGGGCAGAGGACACCTCACGGAGGGCCGGGAGGTGCAGGTCTGTGCCCCTTACTGCCTGGCTCCCGGGTCAAAGCAAGCATGGCTTGCGAAAGGCAGGCGGTGTGTGGGGCCGGGCAGGGCCCCGAAGCCCCACCTGGGTGGTGCTGACCCCCGACCGAtgacccccaggcacccctgacgtCTCCGTGAGCGGATCACGGGCCGGGGCCGGGGACCACTGTGGACCACCCCACCCACGGCCCCGGCGGGCGGGGCCCCGGCTCACCAGGATGAAGTCTGTCTGGTAGGTAGACAGCATGAACACGGAGATGTTCTGGTCGGCCAGCGGGGCGATGACTGACTTGGCAATCTTGGTCACGCCGATGGGCTGGGAGCCGGAGAAGCCACCCCCGCCCGACACCACGTTCAGGGCCAGCCAGGTGGCGCCTGCCACGCTCAGGTGCTCCGAGGAGGGCagctctgggggagggaggggaggacacGGAAGGCAGGCCTGTGACTGCTGGGTCCCAGGtcccggcggggggggggaggggggcggggcagggctgcAGGGACGGGGGTGGCTGTGTGACCCCGGCCAGCCCCGCCCTCTGGGCCTCGGTGCCCTCGTCTGTCAAAGGAGGATGGGGTCTGGGGTCCCGGGCCGGGAGCACCGAGCAGACATGCGCCAGGCAGCTCAGCAGGGCAGGAACCTCGGTGACAAGGGGCCCTATGGGGCTGGGCCTCCATGTCCTCCGCCATGATACTCATACCAACCATGGTATCCAGCAGTCAGTAGTGACTTTGTTATTTCCAGTTCTCGCTCCACAGTCGGGCTGCCATCACCACCCTCATACTGGTGGAATGGGCCCTGTGGTTTTCATACTGGGTTCCTAGGACCCTCCTAGGGGGCCGGAGGTAGAGAGGGGGCCAGcgccagggcagggggtgggggggccccaggatttctctccctgcttctatCAGACTTGCGTCTTGGAAGAACACACAGCTCCAGGAGGGTTCCTAAGGATGCCACCTGAGTCCCTCCAGACAGCCCAGGGATCCTGGGGGTGAGCACCGGGAGGGCCGGAGTGGCAGTAATCACCGAGGCTTCCTGACCAGCTCACAAACCCCCGGAATCCAAATGTTCACCTGTCCTAGCCGGTCCCATAGAAGAGCACTCTGAGACTCAGGACTGGAGTCTGGCCCACAGGACGTGGGTACACGCAGGTGCACGTGTCTCCAATGCACAGCTACAGAGCGAAACGCGGGCTGCACAGGGGGCTCTCTGCGCATCACAGACGTCTGCTCAGACACACCCTGTACCAGGACTGTCATTCCCACTGTAGGCGTGGCGCACCAGAGCGCCGAGGGGGCTGGCGACCGCCCGAGATCCCTTAGCAAGtgagagccaggattcaaacccaggtccgACTAGGAAACAAAcctcaggctctgttctgggcaCTGTCCCGGAAGAAGGGCCAGGTCCTCAGTCAGGGCGGGAGACCAGAAGAGGGGCTCAGTCACTGGGGAATCAGGGAGGCTCTCTGGACGACAGTGAGGAGGACCGTGCTGCCCTAGGAAGGCTGGGCTGGCCTCAGGCAAGACGGCTTCCAAGGAGGGGAAACCGAGTGAGGCCCCACCTGGACTCCCACCTGCCCAGCTCCGGTTGCCATGGTAACCACAGGCTAGTGAGCCCATTGGTCCTGCTGCTGAGAAAGGACCGGGCCGGCCAGGCTGGCTGGAGAGGGAGGCGGCTTCCCACAAAAGGGGGAAGTCTGGGAGGAAGAGCAGGGGGAAAggctttttaaatggttttatcttgggggaggggcaggggcagagagagagagggagacagaggatccgaagcaagctctgggctgacagcagagagcccgacgcggggctcaaactcacgagcttggagatcatgacctgagctgaaatcacgagtcgggAGACACCTTTAGTCTGTCACGTGGGGGGTCAGAAGAGAGAGAGCCCCAGGACAGACCTCCAGAGGAAACATGCTCCCCAGAACCAGGAGCTCAGTTCTGAAATTCTAAGGGGCGGCACTGAGAGCCCCCCGGGGCTGGGGTGTCCCGACGGTCCACCCTGTGAGTCGCGGGGCCCCGACGGTGGCCAGCCATCTCAGGCACCATTGTAATGTATTTGGCGACGAAAAATCTTAAGTGTCCCTTTTCATTAGGGCAGAACCCCTGAAGCCTTCTTCGGAAAATTCCAGAAGGCTCACTCATGTTGCTGCATGCTAACACGAGGCCGCGTCAGCTTTGGCATATCCACCCTCTGCCTGCCCATTCCAAGCTGCTCACAACCCGAAAGCACCCAGCGGCTTCCCACATCCTTCaaagaaaagccaaagtcctCTCCTCAGTGAGCGCTGTCCGGGGGAGCTCTGTGCAAGGACAGAGGGGTGCTACACCTGCGCTGCCCCCAGACGGTTGCCATTCCCACCAGAAGAGATACGGCTGGTGCAAGCGAAGGAAACAGACTgtgagttttatttaattttggtgCATTTCAATTCTGATGGCTGCACACGGTGAGTGGTTACCGTCCCGGGCAGGGGGTATGAGTCCCCGGGGCGTCACCCTCAACCGGGACGCTGGCCCCGGTCGGCTTCATTCTCCGCCAGGCTCAGCGCCCGGCCCGCGGAGGTGTGAGATGAGTGGATGAGGGACGGTGGCAGCTCTACTCTGTCCGGGCCGCACGGTTCCCACCCCCCGACCTCCCCtgttccccgccccccatcccccaacTTCCGCCCAGCTTGGTCAGTGCTCCGTCACCCTGCCAGACCCGAGGTGGGGGGTGGCCCCCAACATCATCCCTTTCTTGTATCCACCTTCCCAGGATCGGGCAAATGGCCCCGGGGCAGCCGATGCCACTCCCACAGAGACCATTCCCAGAGCCGGCCAACTTCTCTGAATTTACAATCCACCAGTGGGGACCGAGGCCCATCTGCTTGTGGACGCACCGGACGCGtaagaaccaggattcaaacccaggtccgACTAGGAAACAGACTTCATGCTCTGCTCTGGGCACTGACCAGGAAGAAGGACCAGGTCCCCAATAAGGGAGGGGGCTCCAAAGAGGGGCCCAGACATCGGTGAATCAGGGATGCTGTCTGAACGCTGTTCATCTACTTATGGACGCACAATAGGCTGAAAAGTCAGCCCTGCTCCCATTTCACAGGGtcggaaactgaggcccagagagggaagctgACGGTCCGCCAAGATCACTGGGTAGTAAATGGCAGGGCAATCTCATTCTGGCACCGTGGAATGCCTTCCAGACCCACCTTGGCCACCAGCCCACCCTGGAGTATcagggaagccccccccccccccgcaagacTTAGCTCCAGGACTGTAAAGTGGAGGCATTGGGCCAGCAGGGGCTCCAATTGGGACACCATGAGTCCCACACCCAGGCGTTGCCTTCATGTGGTCTCAGTGGACCCCGCGAGGCCTTCACCGCGCAGGTGGGAGCTCCTCTGCCCCGCGGACCTGAGTTCCGCATTCCAGCggggcaaggtgggggggggtctcccgagagcaggtgggaggagggcagaggacacAGGCTTCGGGCTCTCGGACAGTGACACACCCCAAACCCTGGCTCCACCCTGCCCAGGGGAGGTTGCCAGGGAGATGCTGCAGATACAGCGGGGAAGGCGCGACGTCGGTGAACCGCTGGGCGTGTGCATGGCTAAGGGGTGCTGGTGCAGCCAAGGCTCTGCTCTGGGGAGTCTTTCTCGGCAGGTTTGGAGGAGTCCCGGGGAGAGAAACCCAGGCCTGAGGCTGCAAatgggggcgtgggggtgggggtgggaacacAGGATTTCAGGCCAATCCAACCGTTGGCCAGTCTGGGTCTGCCCGCCCTGCTCCCAGCCTCAGGGCCCCTGCTCCTGGCTCTTGGCCCCGGACAGAACCCACTGACAGTGGTCAGTTTCAGACCGGTGGTCACCATACTTCCAAAAGGGTGAGCTTTGCCAGAGGAGCAGAAGCATCTGGAAACCACAGTTGTTTGCGGCTTCCCGCCCCCGGGACCTCAGAGCACTGCCCTGGCATTctaggggagagggaaggcaggcCTGTCCAGGCCCCAGCGTCACCCCGGGGCCAAGCTTCAGGGTGCCCGAGCTGGCATTCTGGGGCCATGGGAATGAGCTTCCAGGAGGCTGACCAGGAGGCAGGAAGCTTGCCCTTCCCTAGAGGAAAAGTGGACCCATTCCAAGACTGAAATGGATTATTTCTGTCACTGCACATAGTACCAGACCCTAAAAATAGCCACTCAGAGCTGAACACGCTCTGTGGTGGAGGAGGTTAACTGGTCTTGTCACCCCCAGCCGCAAAGTGGGGCGGCTCTGTTGCCGGGTAGAGCGCCCCCTGCGCTGTTCACCATACCCCCACGTCCCCAGGACTCCCCTGTTCCGGCTGTAGGACCCGCGGTCCCCTGTGCTACACAGCTGCTACCTCCCCACACAGCCTGTGTGCCTCAGGCTTCTCCTACCCTGCCTGCAACAGGGTCAAGAGTCCTGGGGTCAGACGGGCGGGTTTAATCCTGCCGATACGACTCGGGGCACAAAGTCAACGCCCCCTCGTTTCTTAAGTTTTCAAACACAGAATGATGAAATCAGGATCAGGTCCAGAAGATGCttcgaggattaaatgagataatccccATCAAGCGCTTAGCTAAGCGTCTGGCATCCAAGCCCTCACCACATGCCAGAGACTTTGTTAGTACGTTGCTGGTGGTAGTTTCGATGGTTTCTGGACCGCAGTCGGGCAAAACATAACGAGAGTGTTCTCACTGTGTGGCTTCCCTGGGAAGGAGCAGTTGACACGCGGGGCGACGACAGACTCACGGGTGAGGCTTCAACCCAGGGATTTCAAATGAAGACCCAGGCGGACGGACCACGGCTCATCGGCCACAGAACGCTGCACGTCCGGTTAAAAAGCACATTTTCCAGCTACACAACGTATCTTTGGGTAGCTGTCTAAATGAGAACGGATGTTAGAGACGGAAGGAGTGTCTCATTCCGCGGGCGCGATGAACAGGACGCGGCTCTTATTATCAGCTGACAGGTGCTCAGGTGGTTAGGGGCGAGCTGTCCTTCGGATGGTTCAGCAAACGATAAATGCGTGCGCGTGTGTTTactggaaggagggagaggccaATGGTCTTCAAAGGTTAACAGGTGGGGAGTCCCCCTTCCAGGGGGAGGGTACGGGGGCGGTTAGCGTAGTAGGCTCTCAGCTGCGGTGCGGGTCTGAAAACTGCCAAAACGTAAAGAGAAGGGAGGCATGCCTTGGAAGGCTACTTGGTATCGGGGAATGAGCAGGAGACTATACTGGGTGGAATAAAAAGACAGGAAGCATAGCCACTGTGGGCCAGCACGGGGGTGTAGACCGTGGAGCTCTCGCAGGAAGAGATCTGCCACAAGGCGGCCCTGGAGGGAGGTCGGAGGGTGGGTGGGAACTGGGGTGTCACGGGAATGGCCAGGACCCTGCAGGGGGCAGGCACTCAaggcccacccctccccatccctcattgctctccctgcctctctccccatcctggCAAATGCAATCTCAGCTCCGGGGTGTTACTTCACGCgaggcaggggcggagggggagtGAGTAGGAGGCCACTACACATGCAGATGGGCACGGTCCCCCCAGTGCTCCCTGGGAGGATCAGCTTTAGGGGAACAATAAGAACCGGACAGACTGAGCTGGGAGCTTGGACTTCCTGGAGAGGCGACCCCTGCTGGGGGCACCACTTTGTCCTCCCCTTACTGAAATGGTAAATGACAAGCTAGGGGCTCAGAGCTCTGGTGGGCACAGCCCTCTTTGCCCCCGTGGACGTGCAAGGTAGACACGGCGACTCCCTGATGCCTATGGAGCACGGGTGCATAGTATGGCCATGTGCGCGCCTTCTGGAAGGGAAGGGTGATCCTGGGTTTGGGATGAAGCAGCTCGTCCAGAATCATAAGCAGtggaagtggcagagctggacccGAACCTGGGTCTTCCCGTCTCAGCCCAGGGTGAGGCCAGGAGTTGCTTTTCAACGACTTTCCTGCTTCACCTTTGGACCGATCGCAGCCCCTGagcttgcccctccccactgtgcgACGGATCACACGTTCAGATACGGGGACTTTGTGGGGGCCCGTGATGGGGAGCCCAATTACCCCCGGGCCCCTCTGAAACTGCAAACCTAAGATTCCGCCCACTACCCAGAAGTCAGGGCAGGGACTGTCATCTTGGGTCCCCAAGAACACCTTGCAccgcacatagtaagtgctcatcAAATATGGAAAAGATCGAAACCCACACACGCTTCCTGCTTCTGTTTGCCA is drawn from Leopardus geoffroyi isolate Oge1 chromosome E3, O.geoffroyi_Oge1_pat1.0, whole genome shotgun sequence and contains these coding sequences:
- the CASTOR2 gene encoding cytosolic arginine sensor for mTORC1 subunit 2 — its product is MELHILEHRLQVASVAKESIPLFTYGLIKLAFLSSKTRCKFFSLTETPEDYTIIVDEEGFLELPSSEHLSVAGATWLALNVVSGGGGFSGSQPIGVTKIAKSVIAPLADQNISVFMLSTYQTDFILVRERDLPFVTHTLSSEFTILRVVNGETVAAENLGITNGFVKPKMVQRPVIHPLSSPSNRFCVTSLDPDTLPAVATLLMDVMFYSNGVKDPMAAGEDCGHIRFFSFSLIEGYISLVMDVQTQQRFPSNLLFTSASGELWKMVRIGGQPLGFDECGIVAQISEPLAAADIPAYYISTFKFDHALVPEENINAVIGALKVSQAEKH